Proteins encoded by one window of Manduca sexta isolate Smith_Timp_Sample1 chromosome 12, JHU_Msex_v1.0, whole genome shotgun sequence:
- the LOC115440368 gene encoding pH-sensitive chloride channel 2 isoform X1: MTLKAAVIYATLILFFKDVQGQKSQVQILPPECPSLDKGDSYTQSEFLSRLANECRYDRLLLPTYLTGDVVYVHASAYVYFIQPAEAHDLNFKLHFLLQLRWTDPRLAYTLYSPERSRIIGENDLRQRIWVPHLYMSNEQSSSLMGTDSKDVLISIAPDGEVLFSRRMQAVLYCWMNLQKFPFDDQTCSMNLESWKYNASILRMMWEKDNPVRLSSELHLTEYSLIDYWTNESVVRGDIVNMRLGGGRSGNYSALKFTFKLGREVGYYLMDYFIPSMMIVAMSWVTFWLQADASAPRITLGTSTMLSFITLASSQAKTLPKVSYIKASEIWFLGCTGFIFSALVEFAFVNTIWRRKKAVSLKKVNSKYILKSTLTPRLARKELQKELQESSPQLTKSRSCSSLQQETSCNDPAGPGYNNYLTVHSFPSAINLPTITTQSFDDLITSPGGKTQSNASDGSDEPPKHHTWTTMTPQEIATWIDKRSRVLFPLMFIFFNIIYWTFVYCL, translated from the exons aCAAATTTTACCACCAGAATGTCCAAGTTTAGACAAAGGTGATTCATATACTCAATCTGAATTCTTGTCGCGGTTGGCTAATGAATGCCGGTACGACCGGTTGCTGCTGCCAACTTATCTAACTGGAGACGTGGTTTATGTTCACGCCAGCGCTTATGTTTACTTTATACAACCTGCAGAAGCACACGACTTG aattttaaattgcatttccTTCTACAATTACGTTGGACCGACCCGCGTTTGGCGTACACTTTATATTCGCCTGAGCGTTCGAGAATCATTGGTGAAAATGACTTACGACAGCGCATATGGGTGCCCCATCTGTATATGTCTAACGAACAATCTTCTAGTCTTATGGGTACCGACAGCAAAGACGTACTTATATCTATCGCGCCCGACGGCGAAGTGCTATTTAGCAGGCGCATGCAAGCTGTACTTTACTGCTGGATGAACCTACAAAAATTTCCATTTGATGATCAAACATGCTCTATGAACTTAGAAAGCT GGAAATACAACGCTTCTATACTGCGGATGATGTGGGAAAAGGACAATCCGGTTCGTTTATCCTCCGAACTGCACTTGACTGAGTATTCTCTTATAGATTACTGGACGAATGAGTCAGTAGTTCGGGGGGATATAGTCAATATGCGTCTCGGTGGAGGTAGAT CGGGTAACTACAGCGCCTTAAAGTTCACTTTTAAGCTTGGCCGTGAAGTAGGTTACTATCTTATGGATTACTTTATTCCATCTATGATGATAGTCGCTATGTCGTGGGTAACGTTTTGGCTGCAAGCGGATGCTTCGGCACCAAGGATTACTCTTg gtACGAGTACAATGTTGTCGTTTATCACTTTGGCGTCTTCGCAGGCGAAGACTCTACCAAAAGTTTCTTATATTAAAGCCAGCGAGATCTGGTTCTTGGGTTGTACTGGTTTTATCTTTTCTGCTCTGGTGGAATTTGCCTTTGTCAACACAATTTGGCGTAGAAA GAAAGCTGTTAGCCTGAAAAAGGTAAACAGCAAATATATTCTGAAGAGTACGCTCACGCCGCGGCTGGCCCGCAAGGAATTACAAAAGGAGTTGCAAGAATCATCACCGCAGCTAACGAAGTCCCGCTCCTGCTCCTCGCTGCAGCAGGAAACTAGTTGCAACGACCCTGCTGGACCTGGATACAACAACTACCTTACAGTGCAT AGCTTCCCGTCTGCTATTAACTTACCAACGATAACAACGCAAAGCTTTGATGACTTGATCACTAGTCCTGGAGGTAAGACTCAGAGCAACGCCAGCGACGGCTCCGACGAACCTCCGAAGCATCACACCTGGACGACTATGACTCCCCAGGAGATCGCCACGTGGATCGACAAGCGCTCACGCGTTCTCTTTCCACTTATGTTCATATTCTTCAACATTATCTATTGGACTTTCGTCTATTGTCTATAA
- the LOC115440368 gene encoding pH-sensitive chloride channel 2 isoform X2, with the protein MTLKAAVIYATLILFFKDVQGQKSQVQILPPECPSLDKGDSYTQSEFLSRLANECRYDRLLLPTYLTGDVVYVHASAYVYFIQPAEAHDLNFKLHFLLQLRWTDPRLAYTLYSPERSRIIGENDLRQRIWVPHLYMSNEQSSSLMGTDSKDVLISIAPDGEVLFSRRMQAVLYCWMNLQKFPFDDQTCSMNLESWKYNASILRMMWEKDNPVRLSSELHLTEYSLIDYWTNESVVRGDIVNMRLGGAGNYSALKFTFKLGREVGYYLMDYFIPSMMIVAMSWVTFWLQADASAPRITLGTSTMLSFITLASSQAKTLPKVSYIKASEIWFLGCTGFIFSALVEFAFVNTIWRRKKAVSLKKVNSKYILKSTLTPRLARKELQKELQESSPQLTKSRSCSSLQQETSCNDPAGPGYNNYLTVHSFPSAINLPTITTQSFDDLITSPGGKTQSNASDGSDEPPKHHTWTTMTPQEIATWIDKRSRVLFPLMFIFFNIIYWTFVYCL; encoded by the exons aCAAATTTTACCACCAGAATGTCCAAGTTTAGACAAAGGTGATTCATATACTCAATCTGAATTCTTGTCGCGGTTGGCTAATGAATGCCGGTACGACCGGTTGCTGCTGCCAACTTATCTAACTGGAGACGTGGTTTATGTTCACGCCAGCGCTTATGTTTACTTTATACAACCTGCAGAAGCACACGACTTG aattttaaattgcatttccTTCTACAATTACGTTGGACCGACCCGCGTTTGGCGTACACTTTATATTCGCCTGAGCGTTCGAGAATCATTGGTGAAAATGACTTACGACAGCGCATATGGGTGCCCCATCTGTATATGTCTAACGAACAATCTTCTAGTCTTATGGGTACCGACAGCAAAGACGTACTTATATCTATCGCGCCCGACGGCGAAGTGCTATTTAGCAGGCGCATGCAAGCTGTACTTTACTGCTGGATGAACCTACAAAAATTTCCATTTGATGATCAAACATGCTCTATGAACTTAGAAAGCT GGAAATACAACGCTTCTATACTGCGGATGATGTGGGAAAAGGACAATCCGGTTCGTTTATCCTCCGAACTGCACTTGACTGAGTATTCTCTTATAGATTACTGGACGAATGAGTCAGTAGTTCGGGGGGATATAGTCAATATGCGTCTCGGTGGAG CGGGTAACTACAGCGCCTTAAAGTTCACTTTTAAGCTTGGCCGTGAAGTAGGTTACTATCTTATGGATTACTTTATTCCATCTATGATGATAGTCGCTATGTCGTGGGTAACGTTTTGGCTGCAAGCGGATGCTTCGGCACCAAGGATTACTCTTg gtACGAGTACAATGTTGTCGTTTATCACTTTGGCGTCTTCGCAGGCGAAGACTCTACCAAAAGTTTCTTATATTAAAGCCAGCGAGATCTGGTTCTTGGGTTGTACTGGTTTTATCTTTTCTGCTCTGGTGGAATTTGCCTTTGTCAACACAATTTGGCGTAGAAA GAAAGCTGTTAGCCTGAAAAAGGTAAACAGCAAATATATTCTGAAGAGTACGCTCACGCCGCGGCTGGCCCGCAAGGAATTACAAAAGGAGTTGCAAGAATCATCACCGCAGCTAACGAAGTCCCGCTCCTGCTCCTCGCTGCAGCAGGAAACTAGTTGCAACGACCCTGCTGGACCTGGATACAACAACTACCTTACAGTGCAT AGCTTCCCGTCTGCTATTAACTTACCAACGATAACAACGCAAAGCTTTGATGACTTGATCACTAGTCCTGGAGGTAAGACTCAGAGCAACGCCAGCGACGGCTCCGACGAACCTCCGAAGCATCACACCTGGACGACTATGACTCCCCAGGAGATCGCCACGTGGATCGACAAGCGCTCACGCGTTCTCTTTCCACTTATGTTCATATTCTTCAACATTATCTATTGGACTTTCGTCTATTGTCTATAA